In Gammaproteobacteria bacterium, one genomic interval encodes:
- the pmbA gene encoding metalloprotease PmbA, producing the protein MRADANDTPELNQAGLQQMLEDVLREARTQGASQVEAGVSVESGLNLTVRLGEVETVEHQRDRGLGLTVYFGTRKGSASTGDLGPEALRETVRAACSIARYTAEDDCAGLADAALMARDLPDLDLDHPWDPAPEAVIDMATRCEQAARAHDPRIENSEGATVTSHRGLRVYANSHGFSGGYPSTSHSLTCSVIGKAGDSMQRDYWYTMARDVKDLESAEAVGRRAAERTVARLGARRISTRKAPVLYVPELARGLVGHFLASMRGGAQYRRSSFLLDREGTQVFPAFVQLSERPRIKGALASAAFDSEGVATTDKEIVDSGLATTYLLDSYAARKLKRATTGHAGGVRNLIVAPGPLDYAGLLKEMGTGLVVTELLGQGVNGVTGDYSRGASGFWVEGGVPVHPVEEVTIAGNLKDIFLGIAAIGKDVDLRGGIRTGSILVAEMTIAGE; encoded by the coding sequence GTGCGGGCGGATGCCAATGATACACCGGAGCTGAACCAGGCCGGCCTGCAGCAGATGCTGGAGGACGTGCTACGGGAGGCCCGCACCCAGGGCGCCAGCCAGGTGGAGGCGGGTGTGAGCGTGGAGTCGGGGCTGAACCTCACGGTACGCCTCGGCGAGGTGGAGACCGTGGAGCACCAGCGCGACCGCGGCTTGGGACTCACCGTCTACTTCGGCACCCGCAAGGGCTCGGCCAGCACCGGTGACCTCGGCCCCGAGGCGCTGCGCGAGACCGTGCGCGCCGCCTGCAGCATCGCCCGCTACACCGCCGAGGATGACTGCGCCGGCCTCGCCGACGCCGCGCTCATGGCGCGGGACCTGCCGGACCTGGACCTCGACCATCCCTGGGACCCGGCGCCGGAGGCGGTCATCGACATGGCGACCCGCTGCGAGCAGGCGGCTCGCGCCCACGACCCGCGCATCGAGAACTCCGAGGGCGCCACCGTCACCAGCCACCGCGGCCTGCGCGTGTATGCCAACAGCCACGGCTTCAGCGGCGGCTATCCCAGTACCAGCCACAGCCTCACCTGCTCGGTGATCGGCAAGGCTGGCGACAGCATGCAGCGCGACTACTGGTACACCATGGCGCGTGACGTGAAGGACCTTGAGTCCGCCGAGGCGGTGGGCCGCCGCGCGGCGGAGCGCACCGTGGCGCGGCTCGGCGCGCGCCGCATCAGCACCCGCAAGGCGCCGGTGCTGTACGTGCCGGAGCTGGCGCGGGGCCTCGTCGGCCACTTCCTCGCCTCCATGCGCGGTGGCGCACAGTACCGACGCTCCTCGTTCCTGCTGGACCGGGAGGGCACCCAGGTGTTCCCCGCGTTCGTGCAGCTCTCGGAGCGGCCGCGCATCAAGGGCGCGCTCGCCAGCGCAGCGTTCGACTCGGAAGGTGTCGCCACCACCGACAAGGAGATCGTGGACTCGGGGCTGGCCACCACCTACCTCCTGGACAGCTATGCGGCCCGCAAGCTCAAGCGCGCCACCACCGGCCACGCCGGCGGCGTACGCAACCTCATCGTGGCGCCGGGCCCGCTGGACTACGCGGGCCTCTTGAAGGAGATGGGCACGGGCCTGGTGGTCACCGAACTCCTAGGCCAGGGCGTGAACGGCGTGACCGGCGACTACTCCCGCGGCGCTTCCGGCTTCTGGGTGGAGGGGGGCGTGCCCGTCCACCCGGTGGAGGAAGTCACCATCGCCGGCAACCTCAAGGACATCTTCCTGGGCATCGCCGCCATCGGCAAGGACGTGGACCTGCGCGGCGGCATCCGCACCGGCTCCATCCTGGTGGCGGAAATGACCATCGCCGGGGAATGA
- the tldD gene encoding metalloprotease TldD — protein MENALKIAERSLLEPTGLDEGKVAKVLDRLLAHKVDSADLYFQLSRHESWSLEDGIVKEGSHSIEQGVGVRALSGEKTGFAYSDEILLPALTRASDMARAIARQGGQNGLKAWVPNAPQRLYKPLDPIPTLADADKVKLLERIDAEARRQDPRVKQVMVSLAGVHDTVLVAASDGTLAADVRPLVRFNVSVIVEQDGRREQGYAGGGGRFDYGRFLEGDFASHLAKEAVRQALVNLEAAPAPAGTMTVVLGPGWPGILLHEAIGHGLEGDFNRKGTSAFSGKLGQKVANELCTVVDDGTLEDRRGSLNVDDEGTPTQCTTLIEKGVLKGYMQDKLNARLMGVAPTGNGRRESFAHLPMPRMTNTYMLPGPHDPQEIIRSVKKGIYAVNFGGGQVDITSGKFVFSMSEAYLIEDGKVGRPVRGATLIGNGADALTRVSMVGNDLKLDEGVGTCGKEGQSVPVGVGQPTLRIDGITVGGTG, from the coding sequence ATGGAAAACGCGCTGAAAATCGCCGAACGCAGCCTCCTCGAACCCACCGGCCTCGACGAGGGCAAGGTGGCGAAGGTGCTGGACCGGCTCCTGGCCCACAAGGTGGACAGCGCGGACCTCTACTTCCAGCTCTCGCGCCACGAGTCCTGGTCCCTGGAGGACGGCATCGTGAAGGAGGGCAGCCACAGCATCGAGCAGGGCGTGGGCGTGCGCGCGCTCTCCGGCGAGAAGACCGGCTTCGCCTACTCCGACGAGATCCTGCTGCCCGCGCTGACCCGCGCCTCCGACATGGCCCGCGCCATCGCGCGCCAGGGCGGGCAGAACGGCCTCAAGGCCTGGGTGCCTAACGCGCCGCAGCGCCTGTACAAGCCCCTGGACCCCATCCCGACCCTGGCGGACGCGGACAAGGTGAAGCTCCTGGAGCGCATCGACGCCGAAGCGCGGCGCCAGGATCCTCGCGTGAAGCAGGTGATGGTGAGCCTCGCCGGCGTGCACGACACCGTACTGGTGGCGGCGAGCGACGGCACCCTGGCTGCGGACGTACGTCCCCTGGTGCGTTTCAACGTGAGCGTGATCGTCGAGCAGGACGGTCGCCGCGAGCAGGGTTATGCCGGCGGCGGTGGGCGCTTCGACTATGGCCGCTTCCTGGAAGGGGATTTCGCCAGCCATCTCGCCAAGGAGGCGGTGCGCCAGGCGCTCGTGAACCTGGAGGCGGCGCCGGCCCCCGCCGGCACCATGACCGTGGTGCTGGGTCCCGGCTGGCCCGGCATCCTGCTGCACGAGGCCATCGGCCACGGCCTCGAGGGCGACTTCAACCGCAAGGGCACCTCCGCGTTCTCCGGCAAGCTCGGCCAGAAGGTGGCGAACGAGCTCTGCACGGTGGTGGACGACGGCACCCTCGAGGACCGGCGCGGCTCCCTCAATGTGGATGACGAGGGCACGCCGACCCAGTGCACCACGCTGATAGAGAAGGGCGTATTGAAGGGGTACATGCAGGACAAGCTGAACGCCAGGCTCATGGGCGTCGCTCCCACGGGCAACGGTCGGCGCGAGTCCTTCGCCCACCTGCCCATGCCGCGCATGACCAACACCTACATGCTGCCGGGGCCCCATGACCCGCAGGAGATCATCAGGTCAGTCAAGAAGGGCATCTACGCGGTGAACTTCGGCGGCGGCCAAGTGGACATCACCAGCGGCAAGTTCGTGTTCTCCATGAGCGAGGCCTACCTCATCGAGGACGGCAAGGTCGGCCGTCCGGTGCGCGGCGCGACGTTGATAGGCAACGGCGCGGACGCGCTCACCCGCGTCAGCATGGTGGGCAACGACCTGAAGCTGGACGAAGGTGTGGGCACTTGCGGCAAGGAAGGGCAGAGCGTGCCGGTGGGCGTAGGCCAGCCGACGTTGCGTATAGATGGGATTACGGTCGGCGGGACCGGTTGA
- a CDS encoding YhdP family protein, giving the protein MANWKRRLWKWLAGTFAVLVILLATVTGLFRLLTPLVPGYRLQVEQWASSVLQRPVEIHSMGAEWGWHGPEVTLEGVRILSRDRKQVVTAAEEVRLGLNLRSLVHGRLPRPDRVVLVAPRVEVERATDGSYQVRGLEGSTRNQQVDWRRILDEIFAQSADVAVKNGQVTLFDARHPMPALFQHINLKVDSSPEDHRLQGDLALPADFGHKLEFELRIRGPGIEPAGWDWEAQLTASKLQLPRWLSYLPAHHDLFTSGSMDLDLSAAAKQGVMQRFMAELDAHDLVPAPGRSAAGKLKLLQGRIEWQRKDAGWCLEGRHLELQDDVGAAWPRGNLDLEYTQGADGERWAGDADFLRLQDIVALADWLEAPSGSQADEYHRRLHAFAPSGEVTALSFKLHKDGTKFPEWSVKAGFQDLGLHAAEGWPGFAGMDGKLDLSDRGGDAYLAARDADVDFRPLFRTPLHAGSADLIAKVIHDPSGWRVAADTFHVENLDGAAHGRAAMGFPADGSAPTLDIDATVERGDARNKSTYFPVGIMPKPVVQWLDDSIKAGKVTSGTVAIHGKTSDFPYRDGKGGTFDIQFHLEHGELDYQPGWPAVKDFDADVRFLDQGLTAKVTRGSYNGLSITGGTAQFKELASGVLEVDGAARGDASQGLDFLRTGPLKDTLEGYLDGLSAKGDIDASVHIYLPLTELEHYRLQGKVGLHQASAGLTNTPALTAEHLEGTVDFGNYGFSMQGVHGTLLGGPLTMDIRRPRGKGLSPLSAHGTAVAPALAALMGYASERWLEGQADWQLDGRLPLQSGLGAGKLSLTLRSDLRGLTVKLPAPFSKAPDAAAPLRVLMKFDNPDDLAFSGNYGGIMGLRLDYAPSHGALAFDRGDLHLGAGNPAKPAAAGLKVTGYLPSFDWDEWKPWLPEPEKGREDAAPSLQGQVVPALLLGTDLKVGRIKAFGQMLDEVRLVMSRGDEGWQGRVESAAVAGVFRVPMQVDKAHPIQLDMDRVSLAKLPTAKDAARPASPEPSYDPRKLPALRFTSKRFQYGDLVLDSASLALVPLPNGTALQDFKAAAPSFTVAGDGSWIVMPSGQQHTTLNADVESSDVEQTLRGLGYDAGIAADYGSLVAALNWQDSPFGDVTRTLAGSIHAKLVDGQLKEVQPGAGRVFGLLSLNALPRRLLLNFSDVFAKGFGFDSVEGDFMLQDGDAYTQNLVMKGPAASIHLVGRTGLAKHDFDEALIVDASVGSSLPVVGALAGGVGVGAVVFLLTEIFKKPLAKAGQVRYHLTGTWDNPDLTKVPDTAPAASTRKP; this is encoded by the coding sequence ATGGCGAACTGGAAGCGCCGGCTGTGGAAGTGGCTCGCCGGGACCTTCGCGGTCCTGGTGATCCTGCTCGCCACCGTGACCGGCCTGTTCCGGCTGCTCACGCCGCTGGTGCCGGGCTACCGCCTGCAGGTGGAACAGTGGGCCAGCAGCGTGCTGCAGCGTCCCGTGGAGATCCACTCCATGGGCGCCGAGTGGGGCTGGCACGGCCCGGAGGTGACGCTGGAGGGCGTGCGCATCCTGAGCCGCGACCGCAAGCAGGTGGTGACCGCGGCCGAAGAGGTGAGGCTCGGTCTCAACCTACGCAGTCTGGTGCACGGCCGGCTGCCGCGTCCCGACCGGGTGGTGCTGGTGGCGCCGCGGGTGGAGGTGGAGCGGGCGACCGACGGCAGCTACCAGGTGCGCGGATTGGAGGGCAGCACCCGCAACCAGCAGGTGGACTGGCGCCGCATCCTCGACGAGATCTTCGCCCAGAGCGCCGACGTGGCGGTGAAGAACGGCCAGGTCACGCTGTTCGACGCGCGCCACCCGATGCCGGCGTTGTTCCAGCACATCAACCTGAAGGTGGACAGCAGTCCCGAGGATCACCGCTTGCAGGGCGACCTGGCGCTGCCCGCGGACTTCGGTCATAAGCTCGAGTTCGAGCTGCGCATCCGCGGCCCCGGTATCGAGCCGGCGGGTTGGGATTGGGAAGCACAGCTCACGGCCAGCAAGCTGCAGTTGCCGCGCTGGCTGAGTTACCTGCCCGCGCACCATGATCTCTTCACTTCCGGCAGCATGGACCTGGACCTGAGCGCCGCCGCCAAGCAGGGCGTGATGCAGCGTTTCATGGCGGAACTCGATGCCCACGACCTCGTGCCCGCACCCGGACGTTCCGCCGCAGGCAAACTGAAGCTGCTGCAGGGCCGCATCGAGTGGCAGCGCAAGGACGCGGGTTGGTGCCTGGAGGGCCGCCACCTCGAGCTGCAGGATGACGTGGGCGCCGCCTGGCCCCGCGGCAACCTGGACCTGGAATACACGCAGGGCGCCGATGGCGAGCGCTGGGCCGGCGACGCGGATTTCCTGCGCCTGCAGGACATCGTGGCGCTGGCGGACTGGCTCGAGGCGCCGTCGGGTTCCCAGGCAGACGAATACCACCGCCGCCTGCATGCCTTCGCGCCCTCGGGCGAGGTCACTGCCTTGAGCTTCAAGCTGCACAAGGATGGCACTAAATTCCCTGAGTGGTCCGTGAAGGCGGGCTTCCAGGATCTCGGCCTGCATGCCGCGGAAGGCTGGCCGGGCTTCGCCGGGATGGATGGGAAGCTCGACCTCTCCGACAGGGGCGGTGATGCATACCTCGCGGCGCGCGACGCGGACGTGGATTTCCGGCCGTTGTTCCGCACGCCACTGCACGCCGGATCGGCTGACCTGATCGCCAAGGTGATCCACGATCCGTCCGGCTGGCGCGTGGCGGCGGATACCTTCCACGTGGAGAACCTGGATGGTGCCGCTCACGGGCGCGCCGCCATGGGCTTCCCGGCGGACGGCTCGGCGCCCACGCTGGATATCGATGCCACCGTGGAGCGGGGCGATGCCCGCAACAAGTCCACGTACTTCCCGGTGGGCATCATGCCCAAGCCGGTGGTGCAGTGGCTCGACGACTCCATCAAGGCAGGCAAGGTCACCTCCGGCACCGTGGCGATCCACGGCAAGACCTCCGACTTCCCCTACCGCGACGGCAAGGGCGGCACCTTCGACATCCAGTTCCACCTGGAGCACGGCGAGTTGGACTACCAGCCCGGCTGGCCTGCGGTGAAGGATTTCGATGCGGACGTGCGCTTCCTGGACCAGGGCCTCACCGCCAAGGTCACGCGCGGCAGCTACAACGGCCTCAGCATCACCGGCGGCACCGCCCAGTTCAAGGAACTGGCGAGCGGCGTGCTGGAGGTAGACGGCGCTGCCCGCGGCGACGCCTCCCAAGGTCTCGACTTCCTGCGCACGGGACCGCTCAAGGACACGCTGGAGGGTTACCTGGATGGCCTGTCGGCCAAGGGCGACATCGACGCGTCGGTGCACATTTACCTCCCGCTGACCGAGCTGGAGCACTACCGCCTGCAGGGCAAGGTCGGGCTGCACCAGGCGAGCGCGGGCCTCACGAACACGCCTGCGCTCACCGCCGAGCACCTGGAAGGCACGGTGGATTTCGGCAACTACGGCTTCTCGATGCAGGGCGTGCACGGCACGCTCCTGGGCGGCCCGCTGACGATGGACATCCGGCGGCCGCGCGGGAAGGGTCTGAGCCCGCTGAGTGCCCACGGCACCGCCGTCGCGCCGGCCCTGGCGGCACTCATGGGCTATGCCTCGGAACGCTGGCTTGAGGGCCAGGCCGACTGGCAGCTGGACGGGCGGCTGCCGCTGCAGTCCGGCCTTGGCGCGGGCAAACTCAGCCTCACCCTGCGCTCGGACTTGCGTGGCCTGACGGTGAAGCTGCCCGCACCTTTCAGCAAGGCGCCTGATGCCGCTGCACCGTTGCGCGTGCTGATGAAGTTCGACAACCCGGACGACCTCGCCTTCAGCGGAAACTACGGCGGCATCATGGGACTGCGCCTGGATTACGCGCCCAGTCACGGCGCTCTCGCGTTCGACCGGGGTGACCTGCACCTGGGCGCCGGCAACCCGGCCAAGCCTGCGGCAGCGGGCCTCAAGGTCACGGGCTACCTGCCGAGTTTCGACTGGGATGAATGGAAACCCTGGCTTCCCGAGCCGGAGAAAGGCCGCGAGGACGCGGCACCCTCGCTGCAGGGGCAGGTGGTGCCGGCCTTGCTCCTGGGGACGGATCTCAAGGTGGGACGCATCAAGGCCTTCGGCCAGATGCTGGACGAGGTGCGCCTCGTCATGAGCCGAGGCGACGAGGGCTGGCAGGGGCGGGTGGAAAGCGCGGCGGTGGCGGGCGTCTTCCGCGTCCCGATGCAGGTGGACAAGGCCCATCCCATCCAGCTCGACATGGATCGCGTGAGCCTGGCCAAGCTGCCCACTGCCAAGGATGCCGCGAGGCCCGCCTCGCCCGAACCCAGCTACGATCCGCGCAAGTTGCCGGCGTTGCGCTTCACCAGCAAGCGCTTCCAGTACGGCGACCTGGTGCTGGACAGCGCCAGCCTCGCGCTGGTGCCGCTGCCCAATGGCACAGCGTTGCAGGATTTCAAGGCTGCGGCGCCGAGCTTCACCGTCGCCGGCGACGGCAGCTGGATCGTCATGCCCTCAGGACAGCAGCACACGACGCTGAATGCCGACGTGGAAAGCAGCGACGTGGAGCAGACCCTGCGGGGCTTGGGCTACGACGCCGGCATCGCCGCTGACTACGGCAGTCTGGTGGCCGCCCTCAACTGGCAGGACAGCCCCTTCGGGGACGTGACCCGGACCCTCGCGGGCAGCATCCACGCCAAGCTGGTGGACGGCCAGCTAAAGGAGGTGCAGCCGGGCGCGGGCCGGGTGTTCGGCCTGCTCAGCCTCAACGCGCTGCCGCGGCGGCTCCTGCTCAATTTCAGCGACGTGTTCGCCAAAGGCTTCGGGTTCGACAGCGTGGAGGGGGACTTCATGCTGCAGGACGGCGATGCCTACACCCAGAACCTGGTGATGAAGGGGCCGGCTGCGAGCATCCATCTCGTGGGACGCACCGGCCTCGCCAAGCACGACTTCGACGAGGCGCTGATCGTGGATGCCAGCGTCGGCTCGAGCCTGCCGGTGGTGGGCGCGCTCGCCGGCGGCGTGGGCGTAGGCGCGGTGGTGTTCCTGCTCACGGAGATCTTCAAGAAGCCGCTGGCCAAGGCCGGGCAGGTGCGTTACCACCTCACCGGGACATGGGATAATCCCGACCTCACCAAGGTCCCGGACACGGCGCCTGCCGCCAGTACCCGCAAGCCATGA
- the yjgA gene encoding ribosome biogenesis factor YjgA, giving the protein MQDHDDSDEYLVERPNKSQLKREMHELQDLGVELVKLPAEKLAELDLPEKLVDAIELARRITSHGAQKRQRQYIGGLLAKLDDVQPIRDLLERQQGADKVSKARFQENERWRERLVNEGDRALAEFLERHPEVDRQHLRRLVREAAQEAAAGRPPRHARELFRYLQSLA; this is encoded by the coding sequence ATGCAAGACCACGACGACAGCGACGAATACCTGGTCGAACGCCCCAACAAGTCGCAGCTCAAGCGCGAGATGCACGAGCTGCAGGACCTGGGCGTGGAATTGGTCAAATTGCCCGCCGAGAAGCTCGCGGAGCTGGACCTGCCGGAGAAGCTCGTGGACGCCATCGAGCTCGCGCGCCGCATCACCAGCCATGGCGCCCAGAAGCGCCAGCGCCAATACATCGGCGGCCTCCTGGCCAAGCTGGACGACGTACAGCCCATCCGCGACCTGCTGGAGAGGCAGCAGGGCGCGGACAAGGTGTCCAAGGCCCGCTTCCAGGAGAACGAGCGCTGGCGCGAGCGGCTCGTCAACGAGGGTGACAGGGCCCTGGCGGAGTTCCTGGAGCGCCATCCGGAGGTGGACCGCCAGCACCTGCGCCGGCTGGTGCGCGAGGCGGCCCAGGAGGCCGCTGCCGGCCGGCCGCCGCGCCATGCGCGGGAGCTATTCCGCTACCTGCAGAGCCTCGCCTGA
- the purE gene encoding 5-(carboxyamino)imidazole ribonucleotide mutase, whose translation MKPLVGVIMGSKSDWDTLEHAANCLDLLGIPFETRVVSAHRTPDLLFKYAASAERRGIKVIIAGAGGAAHLPGMTAAKTSLPVLGVPVESKTLQGIDSLLSIAQMPAGIPVGALAIGKAGASNAALLAAAILATHSAPIKKRLEKFRREQTRKVLAHPDPSRK comes from the coding sequence GTGAAGCCACTGGTCGGCGTGATCATGGGGTCGAAGTCCGACTGGGACACCCTGGAGCACGCGGCCAACTGCCTGGACCTGCTCGGGATCCCCTTCGAGACCCGGGTGGTCTCGGCGCACCGCACCCCTGACCTGCTCTTCAAGTACGCCGCCTCCGCCGAGCGGCGCGGCATCAAGGTCATCATCGCCGGTGCCGGCGGTGCCGCGCACCTGCCGGGCATGACCGCCGCCAAGACCTCGCTGCCGGTGCTGGGCGTGCCGGTGGAGAGCAAGACGCTGCAGGGCATCGACTCCCTGCTCTCCATCGCGCAGATGCCCGCGGGCATCCCGGTGGGGGCGCTGGCCATCGGCAAGGCCGGTGCCAGCAACGCAGCGCTGCTCGCCGCCGCGATCCTCGCCACCCATTCCGCACCCATCAAGAAGCGCCTGGAGAAGTTCCGCCGCGAGCAGACCCGCAAGGTGCTCGCGCACCCGGATCCCTCCCGCAAGTAA
- a CDS encoding carbon-nitrogen hydrolase family protein, translated as MHKLAAVQMTSGTDVTVNLREAGKLMAKAAAQGAGLIVLPENFALMARDDAERVAAGEVDGSGRIQDFLAEKAQTLKVWIVGGTVPVLASREKVFARCPVYNAAGRRVAHYDKIHMFDVQVGGTESYHESARTEAGGKPVTVLTPFGRLGLAVCYDLRFPELFRALAAQGADLFAVPSAFTRTTGERHWEMLARARAVENLSCLVAAAQGGHHANGRDTWGRSMVVDAWGEVLAERRDAEPGIVTAAFDPAQQQRLRARFPALAHRRL; from the coding sequence ATGCACAAGCTCGCCGCGGTGCAGATGACCTCCGGCACCGACGTGACCGTGAACCTCCGGGAGGCGGGCAAGCTCATGGCCAAGGCCGCCGCCCAGGGCGCCGGCCTCATCGTGCTGCCGGAGAACTTCGCGCTCATGGCGCGGGACGACGCGGAGCGCGTGGCGGCCGGCGAGGTGGATGGCAGCGGCCGCATCCAGGACTTCCTGGCTGAGAAAGCCCAGACCCTCAAGGTGTGGATCGTGGGCGGCACCGTGCCGGTGCTGGCCTCCCGCGAGAAGGTGTTCGCCCGCTGCCCGGTGTACAACGCCGCCGGCCGGCGCGTGGCGCACTACGACAAGATCCACATGTTCGACGTGCAAGTGGGCGGCACCGAGAGCTACCACGAGTCGGCCCGCACCGAGGCGGGCGGGAAGCCCGTCACCGTGCTCACGCCCTTCGGCCGGCTCGGCCTCGCGGTGTGCTACGACCTGCGCTTCCCGGAACTGTTCCGCGCACTGGCGGCCCAGGGCGCGGACCTGTTCGCCGTGCCCTCGGCCTTCACCCGCACCACCGGCGAGCGCCACTGGGAGATGCTGGCGCGGGCACGCGCGGTGGAGAACCTGAGCTGCCTGGTGGCCGCCGCCCAGGGCGGGCACCACGCCAACGGGCGCGACACCTGGGGCCGCAGCATGGTGGTGGATGCCTGGGGCGAGGTGCTGGCGGAGCGGCGCGACGCGGAGCCCGGCATCGTCACCGCCGCGTTCGACCCGGCACAGCAGCAGCGGCTGCGTGCCCGCTTCCCTGCCCTGGCCCACCGCAGGTTGTAA
- a CDS encoding 5-(carboxyamino)imidazole ribonucleotide synthase has product MATGIKTIGVVGAGQLGRMLALAGYRLGLKFLFLDKSADAPGGQIGDIILGEFSDPAKVAELASRVDLLTYDVENVPVEALARIPAGKSFLPPKAALAAGQDRLSEKTLFNELKIPTTKFRAVETMADMEEAIHAIGYPAVLKTRKLGYDGRGQRVIRSPAELGSAFNALCGVPLILEEFIPFEREVSLIGVRNTKGETAFYPLAENTHREGILRLSVAPYPDRKLQAQAQKHMKKLLEKFDYAGVLTIEFFVRKGKLIANETAPRVHNSGHWTIEGAVTGQFENHMRAILGLPLGETWAIGYSAMINFIGSMPTREDVLAIPGAHYHDYGKEPRPGRKLGHATLVCKTRKELMNRLKKFPGLGR; this is encoded by the coding sequence ATGGCCACCGGCATCAAAACTATCGGCGTGGTAGGCGCAGGCCAATTGGGACGCATGCTGGCCCTCGCGGGTTACCGGCTCGGCCTGAAGTTCCTGTTCCTGGACAAGAGCGCAGACGCGCCCGGCGGCCAGATCGGCGACATCATCCTGGGCGAGTTCAGCGATCCGGCCAAGGTGGCGGAACTCGCCTCCCGGGTGGACCTCCTCACCTACGACGTGGAGAACGTGCCGGTTGAAGCGCTGGCGCGCATCCCCGCCGGAAAGTCCTTCCTGCCGCCCAAGGCGGCGCTCGCCGCGGGCCAGGACCGCCTGAGCGAGAAGACGCTCTTCAACGAGCTCAAGATCCCCACCACGAAGTTCCGCGCGGTGGAGACCATGGCGGACATGGAGGAGGCGATCCACGCCATCGGCTACCCGGCGGTGCTCAAGACCCGCAAGCTCGGCTATGACGGCCGCGGCCAGCGGGTCATCCGCAGCCCCGCAGAGCTCGGCTCCGCGTTCAACGCCCTGTGCGGCGTGCCGCTGATCCTGGAGGAGTTCATCCCCTTCGAGCGGGAAGTGTCCCTGATCGGCGTGCGCAACACCAAGGGTGAGACCGCCTTCTATCCTCTGGCGGAGAACACCCACCGCGAAGGCATCCTGCGCCTCTCGGTCGCGCCCTACCCTGACAGGAAGCTGCAGGCCCAGGCCCAGAAGCACATGAAGAAGCTGCTGGAGAAGTTCGACTACGCCGGCGTGCTCACCATCGAGTTCTTCGTGAGGAAGGGCAAGCTCATCGCCAACGAGACCGCGCCCAGGGTGCACAACTCCGGCCACTGGACCATCGAGGGGGCCGTCACCGGCCAGTTCGAGAACCACATGCGGGCGATCCTGGGCCTGCCGCTGGGCGAGACCTGGGCCATCGGCTATTCGGCCATGATCAACTTCATCGGCAGCATGCCGACCCGCGAGGACGTGCTGGCCATCCCCGGCGCCCACTATCACGACTACGGCAAGGAACCGCGTCCGGGCCGCAAGCTCGGCCACGCCACATTGGTGTGCAAGACGCGGAAAGAATTGATGAATCGGCTGAAGAAGTTCCCGGGACTGGGCCGCTGA